The following proteins come from a genomic window of Maylandia zebra isolate NMK-2024a linkage group LG22, Mzebra_GT3a, whole genome shotgun sequence:
- the LOC143414541 gene encoding uncharacterized protein LOC143414541, which produces MQTNWIVIILSVLLTMGLLMVVQSQYQLKRILDSKIETMEVALEKSSDDYQSKDLFKTTVEKLLAQGQKHVDDMEAALNKLSSETEQKKAENDACQEKMKNAQEELESIQKTQSETKASLDAEVEAWTQEINTLKETLVQHSPICAYVKRSELSDNICGINLNKDTA; this is translated from the exons ATGCAGACTAATTGGATTGTGATTATTTTATCCGTCTTGTTGACCATGGGACTGCTGATGGTGGTCCAGAGCCAGTATCAATTGAAGCGCATTCTGGACAGCAAGATTGAAACAATGGAAGTGGCGTTAGAGAAATCTTCTGATGATTATCAAAGTAAGGACCTCTTCAAAACCACTGTGGAAAAACTGCTGGCTCAGGGCCAGAAACATGTGGACGATATGGAAGCTGCACTCAATAAACTCAGTTCAGAAACGGAGCAGAAGAAAGCAGAAAACGATGCATGCCAAGAAAAAATG AAAAACGCACAAGAAGAGCTGGAAAGTATCCAAAAGACACAAAGTGAAACTAAAG CTTCCTTGGATGCAGAGGTTGAGGCCTGGACTCAGGAGATTAACACTCTAAAAGAaacactggtacaacacagtcCAATATGTGCGTATGTGAAGAGGAGCGAGTTATCTGA CAACATATGTGGCATAAACCTCAACAAGGATACAGCTTAG
- the hcn3 gene encoding potassium/sodium hyperpolarization-activated cyclic nucleotide-gated channel 2: MSSPSRSLDGQKGDGSGTKPETPRYRSWSSLRFSKWRNASQRATPPATPSPKTDKRSDVSNTLFSLVKTHNDDYTADPDGLLETNGEGEGDSASQSQDQATYFQKQFGSMLQPGVNKFSLRMFGSHKGVAAEQERVKSFGVWIIHPYSDFRFYWDIVMLLLMMSNLVILPWGITFFEDQNTMPWITFNVLSDTLFLMDLVFNFRTGILGEDSHIILDPKEIRIHYLRTWFLVDFISSIPVDYIFLIVDLESRHESSDVYRTARALRIVRFTKILSLLRLLRLSRLIRYIHQWEEIFHMTYDLASAVVRIVNLIGMMLLLCHWDGCLTFMVPMLQDFPSDCWVSKNNMVNSTWHIQYSYALFMAMSHMLCIGYGAHPPEGMTDVWLTMVSMVVGATCYAMFLGHAANLVQSLDASHRQYQEKYKQVEQYMSFHKLPADLRQRIHDYYEQRFQGKMFDEDNILGELSDPLKEEIVSYNCRGLVANMPLFANTDPHFVTVILTKLRFEVFQPGDFIIREGTLGRKMYFIQHGTVTIIPRGSKEIKLSDGAYFGEICLLTQGRRTASVRAETYCRLYSLSADSFNEVLEEHPLMRRAFESVAVNRLDRVARRPSYQPVPDE, translated from the exons ATGAGCAGCCCCTCCAGGAGTTTAGACGGACAGAAAGGTGACGGCTCAGGCACCAAACCGGAGACGCCCAGGTACcgcagctggagcagtctccGCTTCTCCAAATGGAGAAATGCGTCCCAGAGGGCAACCCCGCCTGCCACCCCTTCCCCGAAGACAGACAAGAGGAGCGACGTGAGCAACACGCTCTTCTCTCTGGTCAAGACTCACAATGACGACTACACGGCGGATCCGGATGGCCTCCTGGAGACCAATGGAGAGGGCGAAGGAGACAGCGCTAGCCAGTCTCAGGACCAGGCCACCTACTTCCAGAAGCAGTTTGGCTCCATGCTGCAGCCCGGGGTCAACAAGTTCTCCCTGCGCATGTTCGGCAGTCACAAAGGTGTTGCTGCTGAGCAGGAGAGGGTTAAAAGCTTTGGAGTGTGGATCATACACCCCTACAGTGACTTCAG GTTTTACTGGGACATCGTAATGCTCCTGTTGATGATGAGCAATCTTGTCATTTTGCCCTGGGGTATCACCTTCTTCGAAGACCAGAACACCATGCCCTGGATCACCTTCAACGTCTTGTCAGACACACTCTTCCTCATGGATCTGGTTTTCAACTTCCGTACGGGCATTTTGGGAGAGGACAGCCACATCATCCTGGACCCCAAAGAGATCCGCATTCATTACCTCCGCACTTGGTTCCTGGTGGATTTCATCTCCTCCATCCCTGTCGACTACATCTTTCTCATCGTCGACCTCGAATCCCGACACGAGTCATCAGACGTGTACCGTACCGCTCGTGCACTTCGCATTGTGCGTTTCACAAAGATCCTCAGTCTGCTGCGTCTTCTCCGTCTGTCTCGCCTCATCCGATACATCCACCAATGGGAGGAG ATTTTCCACATGACTTATGATctggccagtgctgtggtgcGTATAGTCAACTTGATTGGAATGATGTTGCTGTTGTGTCACTGGGATGGCTGCCTGACATTTATGGTACCTATGCTGCAAGACTTTCCTTCAGACTGCTGGGTATCCAAAAACAATATGGTG AACTCTACATGGCACATCCAGTACTCCTACGCTCTGTTTATGGCCATGAGTCACATGCTGTGCATAGGATATGGTGCTCACCCTCCAGAGGGCATGACCGATGTTTGGCTCACCATGGTCAGCATGGTAGTCGGGGCCACGTGCTACGCCATGTTCCTCGGCCATGCCGCTAACCTGGTCCAGTCCTTGGACGCCTCGCATCGGCAGTATCAAGAGAAG TATAAACAAGTGGAGCAGTACATGTCATTTCATAAACTGCCAGCAGACTTAAGACAGAGGATCCACGATTACTATGAGCAGCGATTCCAAGGCAAGATGTTTGATGAGGACAACATCCTCGGAGAGCTCAGTGACCCACTCAAGGAG GAGATTGTCAGCTATAACTGTCGTGGACTCGTAGCCAATATGCCACTGTTTGCCAACACTGACCCTCATTTTGTGACGGTGATCCTGACCAAGCTGCGTTTCGAAGTCTTCCAGCCGGGAGATTTTATTATACGAGAGGGAACGCTGGGTCGGAAAATGTACTTTATCCAGCACGGCACCGTCACCATCATCCCACGTGGTAGTAAGGAGATTAAGCTCAGCGATGGAGCATATTTTGGGG AGATTTGCTTGCTGACACAGGGACGACGCACAGCCAGCGTGAGGGCTGAGACCTACTGCCGTCTTTACTCGTTGAGCGCGGACAGTTTCAACGAGGTCCTGGAGGAGCATCCTCTGATGAGGAGGGCGTTTGAGAGTGTGGCCGTGAACCGACTGGACCGCGTTGCGCGCCGACCGAGTTATCAGCCAGTCCCAGATGAATGA